The nucleotide sequence tatatatatatatgtgtgtgtacatgtgtatatatatatatatatatatgtgtgtatatgtgtatatatatatgtgtgtgtacatgtgtatatatatatatgtatgtgtgtatacatgtgtatatatatatgtgtgtgtgtaaatgtgtgtgtacatatatgtgtgtgtgtgtacatgtgtatatatatttgtgtgtgtgtgtacatgtgtgtatatatatatatgtgtgtgtgtgtgtacatgtgtgtgtatatatatatatatgtgtgtgtatatatatatatatatatatatatgtgtgtgtgtgtacatgtgtatatatatatatatgtgtgtgtgtacatgtgtatatatatgtgtgtgtgtgtacatgtgtatatatatatatatatgtgtgtgtgtgtacatgtgtgtatatatatatatatatatgtgtgtgtgtgtacatgtgtgtatatatatatgtgtgtgtgtgtgtgtacatgtgtatatatgtatgtgtgtatatgtgtgtgtgtgtgtacatgtgtatagtCACATGGTTTGTTCGGGGACAGTTCCTCTGTTGTCGTGACGATAGATTGGTTGTTATCTCTCGAGCAGAGAACTGATCATGTGATCAATACATTTTAGatgttttcagatgtttgtagtttttctcCGTGATAATACTGATCGTCGTAGTAAAACTGTCAACATGTGACCATCAGCTGATCCTCTGGAGACACATGACCACACGTTATCAGGGTTGTAACCTGAACACGTCTGAGGAAGACActtctcatcttcctcctccagtaTCCATGACTGCTCCCCCTTGAGGACACAACATGTTACtgtaatgttcaataaagaaaagaagagagagaaatacaaaataaaagaacgAGAGTAAGCGAGAGACATAAGAATAAGTAACAAAGAGACGGGGGGGGGAAGAAGACAAAGACGAAAACATGTTGATCGTCAGTTATAATCTTTATTGATCCTCTGAGTGGACGACAACGTTCAACACAAACTACacatcatcatcttcagcaCAGTGAACTGTCGGGTCAgctcaggtcaaaggtcaagcaCGTCTTTTAACAGCAGCTCGCTCTCAACACAGGAAGTAgattcagaaaaaagaaataagaaaaaaatcacatccaGCCCGATGGACCCAAACTACTAAGAGACGTCCAATCAGAACAGTCGATCGACACATCAGTCATTAACAAATGAGCTGAAACAGACGGAAAACAAAGATCAGCAACTTgaccgccccctggtggctggctgcagtataactTCCCTCCTTGTTAGCAGATGGGAGACGTAGacgataaataaatgtttatcaaagatgtttctgtcgtttcaggtCGTTCtgatctcactgatgtttgttcaagtgtttctcatcagtttggtttaattattgtttgatgatataaaaacatgattgacagctgacactgactcctgattgctgctgctcagactgaCTGcgaatgacatcatcaccacaagatggcggTATTTGTGTcagagacattttaatttatatataaatatatttaaggGAATGGTGGCATGTTGCCCGTCTTTACTAACAGTCTGTTCTGTGAAGCTGccatcacaaacacatgacaCCGTCTGTGAGGTCACCATCACAACGTTGCTGCTGcctcctcaacacacacacacgcacacacgcacacacacacgtccatcATTCATGCATTCACCTCGTCTGACGTGAAGAAGGTGAAACCTTTTGTGAATTTTAACCCAAAGTTCTCTGTGAATACTGACGTTACCCTTGTTCAAAATCAAAGTCACAGCCTCTCAAACAGACAGGGAAACAGACGAGAGCGTTAGAGTTGAACCGTTTACTGGAAAAGATTCTGCAGGTCAAATAAACAACGTTTCCTCAAACATGTGAAACTAAAAAGTCATTTAACTCCTGCATTCactagtaataataaaaaataacagtattAAAATCAAACAGGGTCgtgtcaaaaaaacaaaaaacaaaaaaaaaacatagcgAAGTGGAAGCCGCTCATCTTTTTGTCATTGCTACCTCTCTAAATAAAATCCATCGTAACATTCCGAGTCCCTGCCGATGCGTTTTCTATCTGTTGCTCTAGAATCATTAGAATATGTTTGCTGCTCTATTTTATCTGCTTCTATTTACATTTAGGTTCTATTTACAGCGACGATTAACGGCCCCGCccacgcagcagcagcacctgtcAGACTGTTTGTGCAACGTTCGTGTCGGCGATTGAATTTTCTCCTTAACGACCTTCAAAGGAGTTTTATCAACGTTTTTCAGTAACTGTGCTGCTGATGTCTGAGGCGAGCGGACGGACGGCGTGCACGAATAAAAGGCGGCATCAGTCGGATTCATTCaattaaactgaatttctgCTTTGGCACATCGTGAGACGTGATGAAAACTGAGAGCAGATGATCATCATCAGGCTGCGACTAATTATCAATGAACCTGTCGTGTTTTATTGATCCATCAGTTTCACACAGAGGTTCAGTTTactgacacaaagaaaaactacaagaaCTTGGAGGCAGAAAATTCTCTTCAATGACTTTGAAGATGTTCAAAAATCAAAGATGACGCTAATAAAACTTCTGTGGGGGAGGTGGCGGAGATCGTCACATGTAAGAACACGGTGGTAACACTGGCGATGAACACGAACTGAATTCAAACTATAAAAACAACCGATCCACAGATTCTCACCTTCGTTCTTCCTAGTTCTCGTTTTTTATCTTGACCACAGAgagcaaacatgaaaacatgctaactttctgtttcctgtttaatGAAACTGACGCTGTGAAGTAAACACAAAGGACAACTtgacaagacaaagagaaactCAAACCGATTGTGTTCTCGGTGTTTAAACCAAACTTTTGTTTATCATATCGACTCAAGTGGCTCCACGTCGTCCGACCGACTTTCGAGTTAAATGTCCGCAGGCTTTGAACTTGTTTTATAGTTTCAACGTTGGCTGGAATGAACCTGTGCGCCACACCTGACTACCTTGCGGTACGGTCGAGCTGCCAAACCGCAACACAACCGCTGTGAGTCTCTTGCAGTTTGTCTTCGTCCGTATGTCCCTCGCTCGTGACTGCCGGTGGTTGCCGTTGGGACCGCAGCGCCTCACCGACCCCTCCCATCCCGCCCctgcagacagagcagaggtCGCCACACGTTAAACCACAACGACCCCCCCACAGTCCCTCCGCAGGACACTGACGTCCCAGGACACCAAGTGAAGAGGTGCTCACCTGTGGTTTTCAGTCAGAGTGAGATTGAAACGGGTGGCAGGGAGGGACGAGGGGCGGGGTCACTCTGAGGCAAAGGGCACCTCTGGTGGGGGGGGCTTGACGGTGACGGGCTGGGACGTGCGGCGGGGGGGTGAAGGCTTGGGCTGAGCCTGCTGCTGCATCGTGTCGTAGTACGTCACACCTCCATAGGTCACCTGGGCCTGAccctgagacagacacacacacacacacacacacacacacacaagtaataTTAGCACATCGTGGTCGTACGACTCAACcaacgtgttcctgacatgttgcATTCACCACACGAGCTCAGACCTTAAGGACCTGACATATGTTCAAGACGACAAAGAGTGCTGACGTAATCGGTTCATCTTGAGTCGAGGTGAACAGTTGTACTTTAAAACTTCCCCTAAAGCGTGTTCACATGAACGAGACCAACAGAGTCCGCTCCAGCAGGTGGAAGAGTTAAAGtcaacaaccagagtttatctctaATATCCTGGTTcgggaagcagaggatcatgggtaatatccagtcTGAGCTCAACACAttgattcactttgttttttctatttttcttcacCAGACAGAGACCAACAGTTAATttcagtgtggagctgcagggggcgctgttgctcagtaacaGTTACACAAAGACAGTGATAACTTCTACCTGTGGGGTTGGGTACATGGTAGGGTAAGGGAAGGTCATGACGCCCGGTGGAGGATAGAACGGAGGTGGCAGCAGTTGCTGTGGTTGCCCGGGTGACAAAGACACAGGTGGGCCTGCGTAGAGGGTGGGGTTAGCGATCGGGGCACCTGATTGGTGTGGGTGGAGACCTGGAGACGAgcgacacagaaaataaatcaacatttattcataaataaatcagcTTCTGAAACAGGTGAAGAAAAACCGACGCCACTGACCAGGGTGGGGGATGTGCATCTCAGGCTGGACCAGCATGCCTTGTGGTGGGATGGGGGCGGGGCCATCCCCATGAGCATAGATTGGTCCCTGGTACGACACTGAGGAagagacgagggggggggggtactttAAATCAAAACAGTTCAATCTTAGTTATCAGGTCTAAATGAACACATGTAATTAATGAGCAGAGCCGACGTTAGTGCACGTCACAGGTCAGAACTCGTCCAAACATCAGTGACTCTACAGATCACAGACGTCCgtcaacaacacagacacctCAGACCTGcagtgccctctgctggtgagATGGACAAGTTCCAGGTTTCTGCACAAAACCTtcacttctttttaaaaacgACTCATTTGACAGATTATTTCATGAATTTTTCACATGAAGGTATAAACGTCCTCTTCGTCTTACTGGGTTCGTAGTAGTGTCCATCCATCACTCCCAGGTGCATGGGCGGAGCCGGCTCAGGTACGGGTCTCTGACGTTGGGAGGAGTAGCGTTTGGCCCGACTAGAGCCGACGCCCATCTCCTCAATGCTGGAGAACTGCGGCGGGCCCCCGGGGATGTGCAGGGGGCTCGGGAGGCCTGCGAACAGAAACATGAATCAGCTGGGACCGAGTTCAGGCTGGTTACCAGCTGTGAGCTGCACGATGACATCACAGTATCTTTTGTGTCCAGTCATGGCACCTGAACATCAGGATTTTTTAACTAACCACCTGCTGCTAGCGCTGATTTCAAGATCGAGGGCCGAGCAGGTTCAAGTTCACAAACTTCTCATCAAGTTGTTTCCACTTATAACAACATCTGGTGTATTTCAGGTCATGTGACTCACCTCTCATCTCAGAGCGGATGTATGACGTCGGACTCTGGTTCCAGGTCTGTCCGGCCAGACTGAGTCGAGCCACGTCTTGGTCCAGCTCGGTcagcccccctccccctccaccccctgTCTGACTGGGACTGTCTCCTGCTCCCGTCCAGCTCCTCCCTCCCACACTGCCGGGGGATGAGGCGTTCCCGCCCGCGGTCTCCTCCACGGATGGCTGTTTGCTTCCCAGGTCTGTGGGCCGAGAGCGAGTCCTGCGGGCCAGCAAGTAAGATTTACGCTCTACCGGCCGCTCGGTGGGAGGAGAGGATTCCCGAttggctgctgatgatgattGAAGGGAGGGGTcagatgtggaggaggaagaagccaATCCAGACACAGAGCGGTCGGCGCTGCCTCGTTGTTCCTTCTGCTGTCGTCTGGGTGAAGCAGACTGATAACCGCCCGGCTGTGACAACGCCACTGTCTTTACAGCGCTGGAGCTCAGGTCCTTTTCCTCAACACCTGGTTGGCTGGTGCTGCTGTTCTCAACGACCACAGAGGGACCCCCCCTTCCTCCGCTGCCACGCCCTCCTCTGCTGGCCACACCCCTGTCGCCTGCAAGCTCCGAATGTGCTTTAGGGCCCTGTCGCTCTCTGGGATGCATTTGGGGTGCGTTTGATTCATCATTCCTGTAGTGGGATTGAGGTGGGAGGTGCATCTGACTCTGGTGCGATGGTCTGCTGCGGGAGGGTGGCGGTCTGGAGGGGTTGTTGCTGCGCTGagcggaggagagagggagggaggaagatgaTGTAGaggatgtgtggatggatgaaGGTGGAGGAACTCCTCGGTTTagacctccacctcctccatgccAGGATCGGACTgatcgctctcctcctcctccctctctccaccgcTTGTCTCTGCTGGGAGACACGCTCTGTCTGCAAAGACAAGGCGCCAAGGCTCAGATTCAACGAGTTATATATTTAAGCAATGTTGACATCACCATAAACTGTTTTCAGGACTTTTTTCTCACCTTGGTCTGCGCTGTCTGTACGAGCGGTCTCCTGGGCCGCCGCCGTTTCTGATGTCATAACCATAGATGGCGATGAGCTCCTCGCGGCTCTTTGgcgcctgctcctcctccctgaaCTTGTCGTGCTCCCAGCGACCCTCGTCTTTCCACAGCTTCCTGTTCCGACCTTTAGGTCTGACAGGACGCACAGAGGGAGACATAATGAAGTTAAAGGCAtattccactgaaaagtgtttaGAAGCAGCGTTGGAGAATGTGTACGAGCAGCACGATGAACAAACAGTCGTCAAAACCACAACTTGAACAAAGTGGGTTAAAACTGTTGTTTGTGTAGAATCATATGAAGACCGTCCGTTTACAAAAAGCAGAAActaaaataactaattaattaattagttaattacATATTTCATCTTGAGCTTCATCAAATTTGACACAACGACTCGATGTGACGTCCAGATTTGTTGTCAAATGGTGACCTTCATAATAAAATAACCGATCTGCTTCCTgtacctctcctcctcctgagcgTGACCTCTGACGTCATGCTCGAAGAACAGTCCCTTCCTAGGGATGTAGGCCGGGTTTTT is from Paralichthys olivaceus isolate ysfri-2021 chromosome 5, ASM2471397v2, whole genome shotgun sequence and encodes:
- the casc3 gene encoding protein CASC3, which gives rise to MADRRRRRRRASQDSEDDDESGSGSDSGRSASPTLKSRAKEPEPAEAPAVRPEAKSEVESECESEDGVGEAVLSDYESADPEDNGSHSEGVEEEEEAEQYSDEDAPAAASESEPATPSGPAAGEEGERVEVNEEEEEEEEEVEEQEPEREEPESEGGGQSKEESKAEEKENLTGERQSGDGQESTDDPETKAGGKPGQKLDDDEDRKNPAYIPRKGLFFEHDVRGHAQEEERPKGRNRKLWKDEGRWEHDKFREEEQAPKSREELIAIYGYDIRNGGGPGDRSYRQRRPRQSVSPSRDKRWREGGGGERSVRSWHGGGGGLNRGVPPPSSIHTSSTSSSSLPLSSAQRSNNPSRPPPSRSRPSHQSQMHLPPQSHYRNDESNAPQMHPRERQGPKAHSELAGDRGVASRGGRGSGGRGGPSVVVENSSTSQPGVEEKDLSSSAVKTVALSQPGGYQSASPRRQQKEQRGSADRSVSGLASSSSTSDPSLQSSSAANRESSPPTERPVERKSYLLARRTRSRPTDLGSKQPSVEETAGGNASSPGSVGGRSWTGAGDSPSQTGGGGGGGLTELDQDVARLSLAGQTWNQSPTSYIRSEMRGLPSPLHIPGGPPQFSSIEEMGVGSSRAKRYSSQRQRPVPEPAPPMHLGVMDGHYYEPMSYQGPIYAHGDGPAPIPPQGMLVQPEMHIPHPGLHPHQSGAPIANPTLYAGPPVSLSPGQPQQLLPPPFYPPPGVMTFPYPTMYPTPQGQAQVTYGGVTYYDTMQQQAQPKPSPPRRTSQPVTVKPPPPEVPFASE